In one window of Pseudomonadota bacterium DNA:
- the rpsB gene encoding 30S ribosomal protein S2 has translation MSNLTIKQLLEAGVHFGHQTKRWNPKMKPYIFGARNGIYIIDLQRTLKMFKEAYNFVREVASRNEYILFVGTKKQAQEGIREEAKRCGAFYVNVRWLGGTMTNFQTIEKTIDRFRKYEELKGSDIFKALPKKEAIGIDKEIAKLERNIGGIKSMDRLPGAIYIVDPKKEYIAVKEAKKLGIPTVGIVDSNCDPDDIDYIIPGNDDAIRAIKLITMKIADAVLEGKALYIEEFQGKDEPTEEPKPFVDESLLEEEKYEEFFDR, from the coding sequence ATGTCTAATTTAACAATTAAACAATTACTCGAAGCAGGTGTGCATTTCGGACACCAGACAAAAAGGTGGAATCCCAAGATGAAACCTTACATTTTCGGTGCACGGAACGGCATATACATCATTGACCTGCAAAGGACATTGAAAATGTTCAAAGAGGCCTACAATTTCGTAAGAGAAGTTGCGTCACGGAACGAATATATCCTGTTTGTGGGCACCAAAAAACAAGCCCAGGAGGGTATCCGGGAAGAGGCAAAAAGGTGCGGCGCCTTTTACGTGAACGTCAGATGGCTTGGTGGCACAATGACGAACTTCCAGACGATTGAAAAAACAATCGACAGATTCCGGAAATACGAAGAGCTGAAAGGCAGCGATATCTTCAAGGCGCTCCCCAAGAAGGAAGCTATTGGAATAGACAAAGAAATTGCAAAACTCGAAAGGAACATCGGCGGTATAAAGAGCATGGATCGTTTGCCGGGCGCTATCTATATAGTTGACCCGAAGAAGGAATACATTGCTGTGAAGGAAGCCAAAAAACTCGGCATCCCCACTGTAGGCATTGTGGATTCGAATTGTGACCCCGATGATATAGATTACATCATACCGGGCAATGATGATGCAATAAGGGCTATCAAACTTATTACCATGAAAATTGCAGACGCCGTTCTCGAAGGAAAAGCACTCTATATTGAAGAATTCCAGGGCAAAGACGAGCCGACCGAAGAACCCAAACCTTTTGTAGACGAAAGTCTGCTTGAAGAAGAGAAGTACGAGGAATTTTTCGATCGTTAG
- the tsf gene encoding translation elongation factor Ts, translating to MMEISAGLVKKLREKTGVGLMDCKEALKHASGDMEKAIDYLREKGLAKLQKRSGRAASEGVIASYIHTGGKVGVMVEVNCETDFAANSKDFQEFTKDVAMQVTAASPLYVKREDIPEEIRVKEKDLYRRQALDSGKPEKIIDKIAEGKMEKFYQEVCLMEQSFIKNPDITMKGLLEDLVVKIGENVIIRRFVRFQLGETAEE from the coding sequence ATGATGGAGATATCTGCAGGACTTGTTAAGAAATTGAGAGAGAAAACAGGCGTTGGCCTGATGGATTGCAAGGAGGCACTAAAACACGCCAGCGGTGACATGGAAAAGGCAATCGATTACCTGAGGGAAAAAGGTCTTGCAAAATTGCAGAAAAGGTCTGGCAGGGCAGCATCCGAGGGTGTAATCGCATCGTACATACATACCGGCGGAAAGGTGGGTGTCATGGTAGAAGTGAACTGTGAAACCGATTTTGCCGCAAATTCAAAAGATTTTCAGGAATTCACAAAGGATGTGGCCATGCAGGTTACTGCAGCGAGCCCGCTCTATGTTAAAAGGGAGGATATCCCTGAGGAAATAAGGGTAAAAGAGAAGGATTTATACCGGAGACAGGCCCTTGATTCCGGCAAGCCGGAAAAGATAATCGACAAGATTGCCGAAGGGAAAATGGAGAAATTTTACCAGGAAGTATGTCTCATGGAGCAATCTTTTATCAAGAATCCTGATATTACGATGAAAGGGCTTCTCGAGGATCTTGTTGTCAAAATCGGTGAAAATGTTATTATCAGGCGCTTTGTACGTTTCCAGCTTGGAGAAACTGCCGAAGAATAA
- the pyrH gene encoding UMP kinase — translation MRFNRILLKLSGEVLMGKEGYGIDPEIVRETAFQIRDVKELGVEIAIVIGGGNIYRGMRAEKQGIDRVTGDYMGMLATLMNALVIQDALEKIGVPARVQSALQIEKVAEPFLKRKAIKHLEKGRVVIFACGTGNPFFTTDTAAALRALEVGADVLLKATRVDGVYDKDPEVCDDAIFFPEISYMDVLKKGLRVMDGTAISLCMDNNLPIIVLNIKEKDNMKKAVLGERVGTVVKGVGYHEERNS, via the coding sequence ATGAGATTCAACAGAATCCTTTTAAAATTAAGCGGTGAAGTCCTCATGGGAAAAGAGGGCTATGGTATTGATCCGGAAATCGTAAGGGAAACTGCGTTTCAAATCAGGGATGTGAAGGAGCTTGGCGTTGAGATTGCCATTGTGATTGGCGGAGGGAACATATACAGGGGCATGAGAGCAGAAAAGCAGGGCATAGACAGGGTAACGGGCGATTATATGGGCATGCTCGCAACACTGATGAATGCCCTTGTTATTCAGGATGCCCTTGAAAAGATCGGGGTCCCTGCAAGGGTCCAGAGCGCCCTCCAGATAGAAAAGGTGGCGGAGCCTTTCCTGAAGAGAAAGGCCATCAAGCACCTTGAAAAAGGCAGGGTTGTCATATTTGCCTGCGGGACAGGAAACCCCTTCTTTACCACAGATACCGCTGCAGCCCTGCGTGCCCTTGAGGTAGGGGCCGATGTGCTTTTAAAGGCAACAAGGGTGGACGGAGTCTACGACAAAGACCCCGAGGTCTGTGATGATGCGATATTTTTCCCTGAAATCTCCTATATGGATGTCCTGAAGAAAGGTTTGAGAGTTATGGATGGCACTGCCATAAGCCTCTGCATGGATAACAATCTTCCTATCATTGTTTTGAATATAAAAGAAAAAGACAACATGAAAAAGGCAGTCCTGGGAGAACGTGTCGGGACTGTTGTGAAGGGGGTAGGGTATCATGAAGAACGAAATAGTTGA
- the frr gene encoding ribosome recycling factor, producing MKNEIVDELEDKLKKTTVMLQKDLSKLRTGIASVSLLEDIKVAYYNQPTPLNQVATIGVLDSRTITIQPWDNAVIGEIEKAIQKSDLGVNPMSDGKVIRLVFPKLTEERRRELTKLGSKMLENIKVAMRNVRRDMNEKLKKMEKDKLLSKDDLHKNQEDVQKLTDRYIQMAEKIYTDKEKEILEI from the coding sequence ATGAAGAACGAAATAGTTGATGAACTCGAAGACAAACTAAAAAAAACAACCGTAATGCTCCAGAAAGACCTGTCAAAGCTGAGAACAGGTATTGCATCTGTTTCACTCCTCGAAGATATAAAGGTTGCGTACTATAACCAGCCCACTCCATTGAATCAGGTTGCCACGATAGGAGTATTGGACAGCAGAACCATTACCATTCAACCCTGGGATAATGCCGTGATAGGTGAAATTGAGAAGGCCATCCAGAAATCAGACCTCGGTGTAAACCCCATGTCTGACGGAAAAGTAATCAGGCTCGTCTTTCCAAAGCTCACCGAGGAGAGAAGGAGGGAGCTTACAAAGTTGGGGAGCAAAATGCTCGAAAACATAAAGGTGGCCATGCGGAATGTCAGAAGGGATATGAACGAAAAACTAAAAAAGATGGAAAAGGATAAGCTCCTCTCCAAGGACGACTTGCACAAAAACCAGGAAGATGTCCAGAAACTGACGGACAGGTATATCCAGATGGCAGAAAAGATATACACCGACAAGGAAAAGGAAATCCTGGAGATCTGA
- a CDS encoding isoprenyl transferase — protein MSKLDQSKLPAHVAIIMDGNGRWAKMRNLPRVEGHAQGLESVRNIVTITRELRIPYLTLYAFSKENWSRPRAEVRRLLELLGIFLENELPLMMDEDIRFRVVGDIKDFPKKLQHQLNAAMQKTAGNKTLSLNIALSYSGREEILNAVRLLLKDMDKGHITYIDEKVFQSYLYTRDIPDPDLLIRTSGEMRVSNFLLWQIAYTEIYVTDTLWPDFREDAYTEALKEYAKRERRFGSVKENLSGRA, from the coding sequence ATGTCTAAACTCGATCAATCTAAACTCCCCGCACATGTTGCAATCATAATGGATGGAAATGGAAGATGGGCAAAAATGAGGAATCTTCCCCGGGTTGAGGGGCACGCGCAGGGCCTTGAGTCTGTGCGGAACATTGTCACCATAACAAGGGAGCTACGTATCCCCTATCTCACGCTCTATGCATTTTCAAAGGAAAACTGGTCAAGGCCAAGGGCAGAGGTAAGGAGGCTCCTTGAACTTCTGGGGATTTTCCTTGAGAATGAGTTGCCGTTGATGATGGATGAGGATATACGGTTTCGTGTGGTGGGCGACATTAAGGATTTCCCCAAAAAATTACAGCATCAGTTAAATGCTGCGATGCAAAAAACAGCAGGGAATAAAACCCTCTCTCTTAACATCGCATTGAGTTACAGCGGCAGGGAGGAGATCCTGAACGCAGTGAGGCTGCTTCTGAAGGACATGGACAAAGGGCACATAACGTACATTGATGAAAAGGTTTTTCAAAGTTATCTCTATACCAGAGACATACCGGACCCCGATTTGCTCATACGGACGAGCGGGGAGATGAGGGTAAGCAACTTTTTGCTCTGGCAGATTGCATATACCGAGATATATGTGACGGATACGCTTTGGCCTGATTTCAGGGAAGATGCCTATACGGAAGCATTAAAGGAATACGCGAAAAGAGAAAGACGATTCGGGAGCGTGAAGGAAAACTTAAGTGGGAGAGCTTAA
- a CDS encoding phosphatidate cytidylyltransferase gives MGELKKRVVASLCIAPVIASAFYFLPAKWFFVLLMLVSIIALLELITMSGVRERYLLLLLAILCIIPLYYKSFFVYTGCLLFAPFIFMGYKILRGESKKEGINEDILKGIYVIFLCEIFVIIPLYYLSLLKETGCSLPFILLLTMWASDTCAYLFGKRFGKRKLVPYISPKKTYEGLLGAMAGSTVVIVLSGKVLGMGILETVIVGATIGILAQMGDILESAGKRVCATKDSSRLIPGHGGILDRMDSFIFTAPFLYHYLAGVKI, from the coding sequence GTGGGAGAGCTTAAAAAAAGGGTAGTTGCTTCTCTGTGTATTGCCCCTGTTATTGCATCAGCTTTTTATTTTTTGCCTGCAAAATGGTTTTTTGTCTTGCTCATGCTCGTTTCGATCATTGCCTTGCTTGAGTTGATTACCATGTCAGGCGTCAGGGAAAGATACTTGCTTCTCCTTCTCGCAATTTTGTGTATCATCCCGTTGTATTACAAATCGTTTTTTGTCTATACAGGATGTCTCCTTTTTGCGCCATTCATCTTTATGGGATATAAAATTTTGAGGGGTGAAAGCAAAAAAGAGGGGATCAATGAAGATATTCTGAAAGGGATATATGTCATATTCCTCTGCGAGATTTTTGTTATTATACCCCTTTATTATCTTTCTTTGCTGAAGGAGACAGGTTGCTCACTCCCTTTTATACTTCTTCTGACCATGTGGGCAAGTGACACCTGCGCATACCTCTTTGGAAAAAGATTCGGGAAGAGAAAACTTGTGCCATATATAAGCCCGAAAAAAACCTATGAAGGTTTGTTGGGTGCCATGGCGGGCAGTACGGTCGTTATTGTGCTTTCAGGAAAAGTCCTGGGCATGGGAATATTGGAAACAGTCATTGTCGGCGCCACAATCGGTATCCTTGCACAGATGGGGGACATACTTGAATCTGCCGGGAAAAGGGTCTGCGCAACAAAGGACTCCTCTCGTCTTATCCCCGGCCACGGGGGCATCCTTGATAGAATGGATAGTTTTATATTTACGGCACCATTTTTGTACCATTACCTGGCAGGCGTAAAAATATGA